The segment TGGCTCTGGGGGAGCGCGTAGGCCATACGGTGGTGTACGGCACCACGCGCGTCGGGAAGACCCGGCTGGCAGAGCTGCTGGTCACCCAGGATATCCGGCGGGGTGAAGTCACCATCGTGTTTGATCCGAAAGGTGACGCAGACCTGATGAAACGCGTCTGGGCAGAGGCCCACCGGGCCGGGCGCGGGAATGAGTTGTATATCTTTCATCTCGGCTGGCCTGAAATTTCAGCCCGTTATAATGCCGTCGGGCGTTTTGGTCGCGTGTCAGAGGTGGCGTCCCGCGTGGCCGGTCAGCTTTCAGGGGAAGGCAATAATGCCGCCTTTCGTGAATTTGCCTGGCGGTTCGTCAACATTATTGCCCGTGCGCTGGTTGCCCTGGGTGAACGCCCTGACTATACGCTGATTATGCGCTACGTGAACAATATCGCCGATCTCTATATCCGCTACGCCGAGAAAATCATTCATGAGCAACTGCCCTCTCTGCAGACGCAGATTGAGAATAATCAGCAGGTGCTGGGCGAGGACGACGTGCCCCGTAACATGCAGGGACAGCCGGATGCGTTACGCATCTGGGCCATCGAGGTTGCGCTGAGTTCTGAGGAGGGTAAAAAACTCTACGATCCCATCCTCGACGGGCTGCGCTCAGCGGTGCGTTATGACCGCACTTACTTTGACAAAATCGTGGCATCCCTGCTGCCGCTGCTGGAAAAACTGACCACCGGCAAAACCGCTGAACTGCTGGCTCCCGACTATCTCGATATGGATGACTCACGGCCCATATTTGACTGGGAGCAAATCATCCGTAAAAAGGCTGTGGTGTATGTGGGGCTCGATGCGCTCAGTGACAGTATGGTAGCGAGCGCGGTGGGCAATTCCATGTTCGCCGATCTGGTGAGCGTGGCCGGCCATATCTACAAACACGGTATCAATGCGGGCCTGCCTGGCGGGAAAGAAGGGAAGTCCCTGATTAACCTGCACTGCGATGAGTTTAACGAGCTGATGGGCGATGAGTTTATCCCTCTCATCAACAAAGGTGGCGGTGCCGGCATGCAGGCAACGGCCTATACCCAGACGTCTTCTGATATTGAGGCCCGCATCGGGAATGCGGCCAAGACGACCCAGGTACAGGGTAACTTTAACAACCTGATTATGCTGCGCGTCAGGGAAAACCGCACCGCCGAGCTGCTGACCACGCAGCTGCCGCAGGTGGAAATTTACACCAAAACGCTGGTCTCCGGGCACCAGGACACGGCAGATGTCAATGCTGACCAGGACTTTACTTCAAGCACCCAGGACCGCGTCGGGACGGTAAAAGTCCCGCTGCTGGAGCCGGCCGATATCGTGACGCTGCCGAAAGGGCAGGCGTTTGCCCTGCTGGAAGGCGGGCAACTGTGGAAAATCCGCATGCCGCTGCCTGCCGGGGATGCTGATGATGTGCTGATGCCGGAAAGCATCGAGAAAATAGCGGAGGAGATGCGTCGCAGCTATCACAGCGGCGAATCCTGGTGGCGGGACGGTCCAGCCCTGAACGTGCCGGTCGCAGGAGGGGAGAATGGCTGAGGTAAAACGTCCCCCACAGCAGCAGACGCTGCCGGAACGCAAGCACGGCATTCTGTATAACCTGCTCTGGGGCTGGCCGTGGGCCCTGGTGGGCGTGGTGCTGTCCTCGCTGCTGCTGAGCCTGCTGATTGAATATATCGGCATCGCCTTCTTCTGGCCGGAAGCCGGGGCGGCGCACAGTGAAGCGGTTATGAACACCGAGCTGGGGTGGCTGTCCACAGAGTTCACCCGCAGCCTGCTGCTGTCTGAGCCATCGGTGACGGTTGTGCGCTGGGTGAGCACTGCCTATCAGTGGGCCTTTGTGGACAGTGGCTTCCTGGACTGGGTCCGGCAGCAGTATGCGCACCAGATGCATAGTGACAATGCCGTCACCCGGGAAATCAACAGCTGGAGCGGCTGGCTTGCCGGCTACCTGCGTGAATACCTGCTGGCCACGGTATGGATAAGCATTATCACCCTGGTACGCGTCACCATCCTGGTGCTGTCCGTGCCGCTGTTTGTGCTGGTCGTAGTGGTGGCTCTGGTTGAGGGGCTGGGGCGGCGTGATCTGCGGCGTTACGGGGCGGGGTATGAAAGTTCTTTTGTCTATCACCATGCCAAGAAGCTGGTCAAACCGGCAGCTGTGGTGCCCGCCATGCTGTACCTTTCCTGGCCTACTGCAGTCTACCCCAATCTGCTGTTACTGCCGGCGGCTGTCCTGCTGGGTATAGCCGTTACCGTGACCACTGCCTCATTCAAGAAGTATCTTTAATCAGGGCTGGACGGAGGCGTGCAAAACGTGTTTTGCGCGCCTGCCGTCAGCAGACAAGCCATGCGCACACGGGGTCAGGCGCGTCAGTATTTATCTGTCATGCGCGTAGCCTCTTTCACCCGGTACCTGACCAGCATAAGGAAGTCATAAGGTGCTGTATCCCAGAGTAAAGGGTCGAAATAATCACCATATTTCATACGAAAGGTGTTGTTTAATTGTTCTCCCAGCGATAGAAATTCCTCAACGCATTTATGGGCATGGTTCACTCCAGTGGCATAGATGTCAGAATGAAACAAGGCTTACCATTATCTTGGGATAGTTCCAGCCATACCTCAATGCGATAGCAATTTCTCGCTTCTGAACTTCCTCTTTTAATTACAATCCCAGTAGGATATGTAAAATACATAGATGTTTTTTCTCCAGGGAATACCCCGGGCTGGAATTTGCCCAACAT is part of the Erwinia sp. HDF1-3R genome and harbors:
- a CDS encoding TIGR03747 family integrating conjugative element membrane protein → MAEVKRPPQQQTLPERKHGILYNLLWGWPWALVGVVLSSLLLSLLIEYIGIAFFWPEAGAAHSEAVMNTELGWLSTEFTRSLLLSEPSVTVVRWVSTAYQWAFVDSGFLDWVRQQYAHQMHSDNAVTREINSWSGWLAGYLREYLLATVWISIITLVRVTILVLSVPLFVLVVVVALVEGLGRRDLRRYGAGYESSFVYHHAKKLVKPAAVVPAMLYLSWPTAVYPNLLLLPAAVLLGIAVTVTTASFKKYL
- the traD gene encoding type IV conjugative transfer system coupling protein TraD, giving the protein MSNRYVIEALLRPAVELNTAVVSGMAAYVCVQAPWAVALAPSVSYVTAAGFAALAVTRTHQGMKIIRYRRNLRRLPRYVMSTKQIPVSHRRLFLGRGFRWTQKHTQRLQDTLRPEVARYLQPNRFYLGARQLEMMTEHRLPWLGKLLSADTPLNPVRPLPPVGGNPALHGIEPDEKDVTLALGERVGHTVVYGTTRVGKTRLAELLVTQDIRRGEVTIVFDPKGDADLMKRVWAEAHRAGRGNELYIFHLGWPEISARYNAVGRFGRVSEVASRVAGQLSGEGNNAAFREFAWRFVNIIARALVALGERPDYTLIMRYVNNIADLYIRYAEKIIHEQLPSLQTQIENNQQVLGEDDVPRNMQGQPDALRIWAIEVALSSEEGKKLYDPILDGLRSAVRYDRTYFDKIVASLLPLLEKLTTGKTAELLAPDYLDMDDSRPIFDWEQIIRKKAVVYVGLDALSDSMVASAVGNSMFADLVSVAGHIYKHGINAGLPGGKEGKSLINLHCDEFNELMGDEFIPLINKGGGAGMQATAYTQTSSDIEARIGNAAKTTQVQGNFNNLIMLRVRENRTAELLTTQLPQVEIYTKTLVSGHQDTADVNADQDFTSSTQDRVGTVKVPLLEPADIVTLPKGQAFALLEGGQLWKIRMPLPAGDADDVLMPESIEKIAEEMRRSYHSGESWWRDGPALNVPVAGGENG